The genomic stretch AAGTGCTGAGGATAAGAAGAAAATCTCACCAATTACTGTAAACAATACTTCCATTGATTGGGTCGCTTCTACCGCGCCTAATTTTTGCATATTTCCTCTCACCAAATCAGTTGCTTGAAAAAATAATACAGTTGCAATCACTCCAGATGAAATAGCTACAATTAATGATTGTGAAATTTGGCTTTGACTCGGCGGCCCTAGCGTATAAAAACCATAGATTGAAAGAATAAGCCAAAATGGTAAACTTGCTAAAGTCATACCTAAAACACGTTGATATACATCCAGCTTTCCATCACATATTTCCATCATTTTTCGATTACCAAGTGGATAAGCAATGGAAGCAATAATGACAGGTAAAATGCCCATTATTACTGTTGAAATAGCTATTTTTGTAGCTAACTCAATTTGCATTAATAAAATACCAAATATAATTAATAATGACATCCCTAGTCCTTTAAATGGGATTTGGCCACGTATCTTTTGTAGACCATTTGGTGTTTGCACTGAAATAAAAAATAAAGGCGCTAACAATGAACCAGATAAAATCGTGATTTGCCATGAACTAGCTATTAGCCAACCTGGAGAATAAACCGCTGCAAAACAGATTGGTGCATAAAACAAACCAAATCCAATTGTTGACCATAAAATCCAACCTTTTAAATTCCTTTTCATTTCTTTCAATAAAACAGTAAGATTTCTTCTAGAAATTACGATCATCATTAAAAAAGGAACCATAAAAAAGTACCTTAATGACGCGCTCCAAATCCAACTTCCACCGGATAATTCCATTGAGTGGTTTAAAATAAACGTTATCGAAAAGAAAAATGCTGCTAATATTCCTAATATAATTGGGCGCATTTAAACCACCACCTCTTAACTCATTCAACTATTTAACAATAAAATGATTTTCTGTTGAAAAATCCTTTAATTTTGTTCGCAAAAATTCCGGGTATAATTCGATTTCTTCAAGGTTCTCAATCGGTACCCATTTGAATATTAGTCTATCACCTTCAAAACCATAAAACGATTTATTCATCATATGAATAATCTTTTGTTCACTTGTAACTTTATAGTAAAGACCAACTTCATGAATATCTTTGCCATTATAATGAAAGAAGTTTTCTACAGTCCACATCATTTTTTCGATGTCAACTTCTATGCCGAGTTCTTCAATAAACTCTCTTTGTAAGCTTATATGTGATTCTTCATTCAATTTTATTCTACCTCCAGGTAAGGACCAAATTGATTCACTTGCTAGTCTATGAATTAGTACATGCCTGTTTTCAATCCAAATACCTGCCACTCTTAAATTAAATACATTGTTTTCTAATTTAAATACAACATCCATTATGAATACCTGCCATTTATTTTTTTCTTCTTTCAGCATTTACATAGTGGGTTTTTCAAATAGATGAACTCCTCCAACCCACCAGTCAATTCCGTTTAAATGAATTCGATTTGCTTTTCCCGATAATACGTCTAGCCCCCATCTAGTTAACTCAATCTTTGCTTTTGGGTTATGTTGCTTATAACTTGGTAATTCACTATTACAGCTTATTAAAGGATACTCACCCTTCATTAATTCATTTAAAATAGCTGCGAAATATAGATCACTTAATCCATCATTTGTTCTTTGTCTGATGAGCTTATTAAATAGTTCTGCAAATGATGTAATCCCTGCATTAATCATTGTTAATGCTAGTAATTCTACTTCATTTAATCCACTCTGTGCAGATGGAAAATATGTTTTATGACTTAATAAGGCTTGTTTTAAAAATGGAAGTGTATGACATTCTTGAATAAACAAATCGAGTTCTTCCAATCTTTCTGATTGATAAGCTTTCCATCCTGCACAAGCCTCTTCAATTTGTTCTTTTGTAATTTCCTGTTTAGTCGGAAATAATTCAATTAATTGTTCAGTTGATAATTGACCTAGTCCGTGAAATGGTTTAATCCCTTCATATTCATTGATACTAACCATTGAAATTTTTTGAAATCCAAGTGATGATAATTCTGTTAATAAATAGAGAATCGTCACTTGATCATAGCGATCATGTTCGAACCATAAAACAACTTCCTCAGTACGTGATAGTTCATTTAATAATCTATATTGTTTTTGACAATTTTCAATAAAAAAATCGGCAGGAATTTGTAGCTTATGTTCAAAAAACTCTGCTCTTTTTCGATAAGTTTCTTCCAAAGACCACTCATTACTCAGTGGCCCAAAATCATACATTTCTCTCCAGACGATTATATTCCCATTTAAAGATTGTATTTTCCCACCAACCACGTCACCATTTACAATATGATTCATTTATTCATCTACTCTCCTAATACTTTTAATTTAAATGAAAATACATTACTCCTAAATATTGTTGTAATGTACTTTAGCAAAATCTAAAGATTATTTAATTAAATTCTTAATTCTTCTTATAGATAGTAGAATCCTTTTACATTGATCACTATTTTTAAGTTAAAATCAAAAACCACCTATTTATAGGTGGCTAAACATTTTCATCTGAAAGATTAACAGTCTAAAATTAATCTCTTTTTTGTTTTTTTCTACTTGAAGACATTTCCACACCTGTTTCAGATGTAGTAGTCCCTTGACCTTGTACATTTGGTGACCCTAAGCCAGCTCTAGATGGATCTTTTTTAGTTTTTCCCATATCAATCACCTCCATCTTTACTTTTTCTAAACGTTAACTTCTTTATTCAAAGAATAATTTTCCTATTAATTGCAAATCTTATATTTCTGAGGAGGTGTTTTTTATGGCTAGAATCGGAGTAGAACAATCTTTAACAAATGTCCAAGAAGCATTACGTTCAGCAGGGCATGATGTAGTTGAATTAAAACAAGAATCAGATGCAAAT from Arthrobacter citreus encodes the following:
- a CDS encoding multidrug resistance efflux transporter family protein: MRPIILGILAAFFFSITFILNHSMELSGGSWIWSASLRYFFMVPFLMMIVISRRNLTVLLKEMKRNLKGWILWSTIGFGLFYAPICFAAVYSPGWLIASSWQITILSGSLLAPLFFISVQTPNGLQKIRGQIPFKGLGMSLLIIFGILLMQIELATKIAISTVIMGILPVIIASIAYPLGNRKMMEICDGKLDVYQRVLGMTLASLPFWLILSIYGFYTLGPPSQSQISQSLIVAISSGVIATVLFFQATDLVRGNMQKLGAVEATQSMEVLFTVIGEIFFLSSALPTIISWIGMFIIMVGMILHSYLSQKEKVLKQDKETVNL
- a CDS encoding NUDIX domain-containing protein, with protein sequence MDVVFKLENNVFNLRVAGIWIENRHVLIHRLASESIWSLPGGRIKLNEESHISLQREFIEELGIEVDIEKMMWTVENFFHYNGKDIHEVGLYYKVTSEQKIIHMMNKSFYGFEGDRLIFKWVPIENLEEIELYPEFLRTKLKDFSTENHFIVK
- a CDS encoding DUF1835 domain-containing protein — protein: MNHIVNGDVVGGKIQSLNGNIIVWREMYDFGPLSNEWSLEETYRKRAEFFEHKLQIPADFFIENCQKQYRLLNELSRTEEVVLWFEHDRYDQVTILYLLTELSSLGFQKISMVSINEYEGIKPFHGLGQLSTEQLIELFPTKQEITKEQIEEACAGWKAYQSERLEELDLFIQECHTLPFLKQALLSHKTYFPSAQSGLNEVELLALTMINAGITSFAELFNKLIRQRTNDGLSDLYFAAILNELMKGEYPLISCNSELPSYKQHNPKAKIELTRWGLDVLSGKANRIHLNGIDWWVGGVHLFEKPTM
- a CDS encoding YuzL family protein produces the protein MGKTKKDPSRAGLGSPNVQGQGTTTSETGVEMSSSRKKQKRD